Proteins from one Phocoena sinus isolate mPhoSin1 chromosome 8, mPhoSin1.pri, whole genome shotgun sequence genomic window:
- the EPS8L2 gene encoding epidermal growth factor receptor kinase substrate 8-like protein 2 isoform X2: MSQSGSVSCCPGAANGSLGRSDGVAKMSAKDLFEQRKKYSNSNVIMHETSQYHVQHLATFIMDKSEAIVSVEDAIRKLVQLSSKEKIWTQEMLLQVNDQSLRLLDIESQEELENFPLPTVRHSQTVLNQLRYPSVLLLVCQDSDQSKPDVHFFHCDEVEAELVHEDIESALADCRLGKKMRPQTLKGHQEKIRQRQSVLPPAQGPTPIPFQRHGRDSPSTKNRVGLPMPLGDPGFRRWESQDEEPRAVLAQKIEKETQILNCALDDIEWFVARLQKAAEAFKQLNQRKKGKKKGKKGPAEGVLTLRARPPSEAEFVDCFRKTKLAINLLAKLQKHIQNPSAAELVHFLFGPLDLIVSTCGGPDIARSVYSPLLSRDTVGFLRGHLVPKEMTLWESLGETWTRPRSEWPREPQVPPYVPKFQSGWEPPLDVLQEAPWEVEGLASAPSDEPTPVSRTSFRNSPKHGLASEPTPQGDVLPHVSSSHAHRGYEPAPAMAKYVKVLYDFTARNANELSVLKDEVLEVLEGDHQWWKLRNRSGQAGYVPGNILAETRPEDALLEQGVKYWGPASPTHKLTAELMHHMDEVNDELIKKISHIKAQPTRHFRVERSQPVHLPLTYESGPLEVRAWLEAKAFSARIVENLGILTGPQLFSLNKDELRKVCGEEGARVYSQLTVQKAVLEKQQGGSELEELMSKFHSKNQRRAEEDS, translated from the exons CACTTGGCCACGTTCATCATGGACAAGAGTGAGGCCATTGTGTCCGTGGAAGATGCCATCCGGAAGCTGGTGCAGCTGAGCTCCAAGGAGAAGATCTGGACACAGGAGATGCTGCTGCAGGTCAACGACCAGTCGCTGCGGCTGCTGGACATCGAATCCCAG GAGGAGCTGGAGAACTTCCCACTGCCGACCGTGCGGCACAGCCAGACGGTGCTGAACCAGCTACGCTACCCATCGGTGCTTCTGCTTGTGTGCCAGGACTCAGACCAGAGCAAGCCCGACGTCCACTTCTTCCACTGCGACGAGGTGGAG GCGGAGCTGGTGCACGAGGACATCGAGAGCGCGCTGGCCGACTGCCGCCTGGGGAAGAAGATGCGGCCACAGACCCTCAA GGGCCACCAGGAGAAGATCCGGCAGCGGCAGTCCGTCCTGCCCCCGGCCCAGGGCCCGACCCCCATCCCCTTCCAGCGCCACGGCAGGGACTCGCCCTCCACCAAGAACCGAGTGGGCCTGCCCATGCCGCTCGGAGACCCAG GCTTTCGCCGTTGGGAGTCGCAGGACGAGGAACCGAGGGCCGTGCTGGCTCAGAAGATCGAGAAGGAGACG CAAATCCTCAACTGCGCCCTGGACGACATCGAGTGGTTCGTGGCTCGGCTGCAGAAGGCTGCGGAGGCTTTCAAGCAGCTGAACCAGCgcaagaagggaaagaagaaggggaagaaggggcCGGCAG AGGGCGTCCTCACGCTGCGAGCACGGCCCCCCTCCGAGGCCGAGTTTGTTGACTGCTTCCGGAAGACCAAGCTGGCCATCAACCTGCTC GCCAAGCTGCAGAAGCACATCCAGAATCCTAGCGCAGCCGAGCTGGTGCACTTCCTCTTCGGGCCTCTGGATCtg ATCGTCAGCACCTGTGGTGGCCCAGACATTGCTCGCTCCGTCTACAGCCCCCTGCTCTCCCGAGACACTGTGGGCTTCCTGCGCGGCCACCTGGTCCCCAAGGAGATGACGCTGTGGGAGTCCCTGGGGGAGACCTGGACACGACCCCG ctccgaGTGGCCTCGGGAGCCGCAGGTGCCCCCCTACGTGCCCAAGTTCCAGAGCGGCTGGGAGCCACCACTGGACGTGCTGCAGGAGGCCCCCTGGGAGGTGGAGGGGCTGGCGTCAGCCCCCAGTGATGAG CCAACTCCAGTGAGCCGCACGTCCTTCAGAAACTCCCCAAAGCATGGCCTCGCATCTGAGCCCACACCCCAGGGAGACGTCCTCCCCCACGTCAGCTCCTCACATGCTCACAG GGGCTACGAACCCGCACCGGCCATGGCCAAGTACGTCAAGGTCCTCTACGACTTCACAGCCCGCAACGCGAACGAGCTGTCGGTGCTCAAGGACGAGGTCCTGGAG GTGCTGGAAGGCGACCACCAGTGGTGGAAGCTTCGAAATCGCAGCGGCCAGGCAGGCTATGTGCCGGGCAACATCCTCGCCGAGACCCGGCCAGAGGACGCCCTCCTGGAGCAG GGGGTGAAATACTGGGGTCCTGCCAGCCCAACCCACAAGCTGACCGCAG AGCTGATGCATCACATGGACGAGGTCAACGACGAGCTCATCAAGAAGATCAGCCACATCAAGGCGCAGCCGACGCGGCACTTCCGCGTGGAGCGCAGCCAGCCGGTGCACCTGCCGCTCACCTACGAGTCCGGCCCCCTCGAGGTCCGCGCCTGGCTGGAAGCCAAGGCCTTCAGCGCCCG gatcGTGGAGAACCTGGGCATCCTGACTGGGCCCCAGCTCTTCTCGCTCAACAAGGACGAGCTGCGGAAGGTGTGCGGGGAGGAGGGCGCCCGCGTGTACAGCCAGCTCACCGTGCAGAAGGCCGTCCTGGAG AAGCAGCAAGGCGGGTCGGAGCTGGAGGAGCTCATGAGcaagttccattccaagaacCAGAGGCGGGCGGAGGAAGACAGCTAA
- the EPS8L2 gene encoding epidermal growth factor receptor kinase substrate 8-like protein 2 isoform X3 — MSQSGGSLGRSDGVAKMSAKDLFEQRKKYSNSNVIMHETSQYHVQHLATFIMDKSEAIVSVEDAIRKLVQLSSKEKIWTQEMLLQVNDQSLRLLDIESQEELENFPLPTVRHSQTVLNQLRYPSVLLLVCQDSDQSKPDVHFFHCDEVEAELVHEDIESALADCRLGKKMRPQTLKGHQEKIRQRQSVLPPAQGPTPIPFQRHGRDSPSTKNRVGLPMPLGDPGFRRWESQDEEPRAVLAQKIEKETQILNCALDDIEWFVARLQKAAEAFKQLNQRKKGKKKGKKGPAEGVLTLRARPPSEAEFVDCFRKTKLAINLLAKLQKHIQNPSAAELVHFLFGPLDLIVSTCGGPDIARSVYSPLLSRDTVGFLRGHLVPKEMTLWESLGETWTRPRSEWPREPQVPPYVPKFQSGWEPPLDVLQEAPWEVEGLASAPSDEPTPVSRTSFRNSPKHGLASEPTPQGDVLPHVSSSHAHRGYEPAPAMAKYVKVLYDFTARNANELSVLKDEVLEVLEGDHQWWKLRNRSGQAGYVPGNILAETRPEDALLEQGVKYWGPASPTHKLTAGFAGNKGELMHHMDEVNDELIKKISHIKAQPTRHFRVERSQPVHLPLTYESGPLEVRAWLEAKAFSARIVENLGILTGPQLFSLNKDELRKVCGEEGARVYSQLTVQKAVLEKQQGGSELEELMSKFHSKNQRRAEEDS; from the exons CACTTGGCCACGTTCATCATGGACAAGAGTGAGGCCATTGTGTCCGTGGAAGATGCCATCCGGAAGCTGGTGCAGCTGAGCTCCAAGGAGAAGATCTGGACACAGGAGATGCTGCTGCAGGTCAACGACCAGTCGCTGCGGCTGCTGGACATCGAATCCCAG GAGGAGCTGGAGAACTTCCCACTGCCGACCGTGCGGCACAGCCAGACGGTGCTGAACCAGCTACGCTACCCATCGGTGCTTCTGCTTGTGTGCCAGGACTCAGACCAGAGCAAGCCCGACGTCCACTTCTTCCACTGCGACGAGGTGGAG GCGGAGCTGGTGCACGAGGACATCGAGAGCGCGCTGGCCGACTGCCGCCTGGGGAAGAAGATGCGGCCACAGACCCTCAA GGGCCACCAGGAGAAGATCCGGCAGCGGCAGTCCGTCCTGCCCCCGGCCCAGGGCCCGACCCCCATCCCCTTCCAGCGCCACGGCAGGGACTCGCCCTCCACCAAGAACCGAGTGGGCCTGCCCATGCCGCTCGGAGACCCAG GCTTTCGCCGTTGGGAGTCGCAGGACGAGGAACCGAGGGCCGTGCTGGCTCAGAAGATCGAGAAGGAGACG CAAATCCTCAACTGCGCCCTGGACGACATCGAGTGGTTCGTGGCTCGGCTGCAGAAGGCTGCGGAGGCTTTCAAGCAGCTGAACCAGCgcaagaagggaaagaagaaggggaagaaggggcCGGCAG AGGGCGTCCTCACGCTGCGAGCACGGCCCCCCTCCGAGGCCGAGTTTGTTGACTGCTTCCGGAAGACCAAGCTGGCCATCAACCTGCTC GCCAAGCTGCAGAAGCACATCCAGAATCCTAGCGCAGCCGAGCTGGTGCACTTCCTCTTCGGGCCTCTGGATCtg ATCGTCAGCACCTGTGGTGGCCCAGACATTGCTCGCTCCGTCTACAGCCCCCTGCTCTCCCGAGACACTGTGGGCTTCCTGCGCGGCCACCTGGTCCCCAAGGAGATGACGCTGTGGGAGTCCCTGGGGGAGACCTGGACACGACCCCG ctccgaGTGGCCTCGGGAGCCGCAGGTGCCCCCCTACGTGCCCAAGTTCCAGAGCGGCTGGGAGCCACCACTGGACGTGCTGCAGGAGGCCCCCTGGGAGGTGGAGGGGCTGGCGTCAGCCCCCAGTGATGAG CCAACTCCAGTGAGCCGCACGTCCTTCAGAAACTCCCCAAAGCATGGCCTCGCATCTGAGCCCACACCCCAGGGAGACGTCCTCCCCCACGTCAGCTCCTCACATGCTCACAG GGGCTACGAACCCGCACCGGCCATGGCCAAGTACGTCAAGGTCCTCTACGACTTCACAGCCCGCAACGCGAACGAGCTGTCGGTGCTCAAGGACGAGGTCCTGGAG GTGCTGGAAGGCGACCACCAGTGGTGGAAGCTTCGAAATCGCAGCGGCCAGGCAGGCTATGTGCCGGGCAACATCCTCGCCGAGACCCGGCCAGAGGACGCCCTCCTGGAGCAG GGGGTGAAATACTGGGGTCCTGCCAGCCCAACCCACAAGCTGACCGCAGGTTTTGCCGGGAACAAAGGCG AGCTGATGCATCACATGGACGAGGTCAACGACGAGCTCATCAAGAAGATCAGCCACATCAAGGCGCAGCCGACGCGGCACTTCCGCGTGGAGCGCAGCCAGCCGGTGCACCTGCCGCTCACCTACGAGTCCGGCCCCCTCGAGGTCCGCGCCTGGCTGGAAGCCAAGGCCTTCAGCGCCCG gatcGTGGAGAACCTGGGCATCCTGACTGGGCCCCAGCTCTTCTCGCTCAACAAGGACGAGCTGCGGAAGGTGTGCGGGGAGGAGGGCGCCCGCGTGTACAGCCAGCTCACCGTGCAGAAGGCCGTCCTGGAG AAGCAGCAAGGCGGGTCGGAGCTGGAGGAGCTCATGAGcaagttccattccaagaacCAGAGGCGGGCGGAGGAAGACAGCTAA
- the EPS8L2 gene encoding epidermal growth factor receptor kinase substrate 8-like protein 2 isoform X1, translating into MSQSGSVSCCPGAANGSLGRSDGVAKMSAKDLFEQRKKYSNSNVIMHETSQYHVQHLATFIMDKSEAIVSVEDAIRKLVQLSSKEKIWTQEMLLQVNDQSLRLLDIESQEELENFPLPTVRHSQTVLNQLRYPSVLLLVCQDSDQSKPDVHFFHCDEVEAELVHEDIESALADCRLGKKMRPQTLKGHQEKIRQRQSVLPPAQGPTPIPFQRHGRDSPSTKNRVGLPMPLGDPGFRRWESQDEEPRAVLAQKIEKETQILNCALDDIEWFVARLQKAAEAFKQLNQRKKGKKKGKKGPAEGVLTLRARPPSEAEFVDCFRKTKLAINLLAKLQKHIQNPSAAELVHFLFGPLDLIVSTCGGPDIARSVYSPLLSRDTVGFLRGHLVPKEMTLWESLGETWTRPRSEWPREPQVPPYVPKFQSGWEPPLDVLQEAPWEVEGLASAPSDEPTPVSRTSFRNSPKHGLASEPTPQGDVLPHVSSSHAHRGYEPAPAMAKYVKVLYDFTARNANELSVLKDEVLEVLEGDHQWWKLRNRSGQAGYVPGNILAETRPEDALLEQGVKYWGPASPTHKLTAGFAGNKGELMHHMDEVNDELIKKISHIKAQPTRHFRVERSQPVHLPLTYESGPLEVRAWLEAKAFSARIVENLGILTGPQLFSLNKDELRKVCGEEGARVYSQLTVQKAVLEKQQGGSELEELMSKFHSKNQRRAEEDS; encoded by the exons CACTTGGCCACGTTCATCATGGACAAGAGTGAGGCCATTGTGTCCGTGGAAGATGCCATCCGGAAGCTGGTGCAGCTGAGCTCCAAGGAGAAGATCTGGACACAGGAGATGCTGCTGCAGGTCAACGACCAGTCGCTGCGGCTGCTGGACATCGAATCCCAG GAGGAGCTGGAGAACTTCCCACTGCCGACCGTGCGGCACAGCCAGACGGTGCTGAACCAGCTACGCTACCCATCGGTGCTTCTGCTTGTGTGCCAGGACTCAGACCAGAGCAAGCCCGACGTCCACTTCTTCCACTGCGACGAGGTGGAG GCGGAGCTGGTGCACGAGGACATCGAGAGCGCGCTGGCCGACTGCCGCCTGGGGAAGAAGATGCGGCCACAGACCCTCAA GGGCCACCAGGAGAAGATCCGGCAGCGGCAGTCCGTCCTGCCCCCGGCCCAGGGCCCGACCCCCATCCCCTTCCAGCGCCACGGCAGGGACTCGCCCTCCACCAAGAACCGAGTGGGCCTGCCCATGCCGCTCGGAGACCCAG GCTTTCGCCGTTGGGAGTCGCAGGACGAGGAACCGAGGGCCGTGCTGGCTCAGAAGATCGAGAAGGAGACG CAAATCCTCAACTGCGCCCTGGACGACATCGAGTGGTTCGTGGCTCGGCTGCAGAAGGCTGCGGAGGCTTTCAAGCAGCTGAACCAGCgcaagaagggaaagaagaaggggaagaaggggcCGGCAG AGGGCGTCCTCACGCTGCGAGCACGGCCCCCCTCCGAGGCCGAGTTTGTTGACTGCTTCCGGAAGACCAAGCTGGCCATCAACCTGCTC GCCAAGCTGCAGAAGCACATCCAGAATCCTAGCGCAGCCGAGCTGGTGCACTTCCTCTTCGGGCCTCTGGATCtg ATCGTCAGCACCTGTGGTGGCCCAGACATTGCTCGCTCCGTCTACAGCCCCCTGCTCTCCCGAGACACTGTGGGCTTCCTGCGCGGCCACCTGGTCCCCAAGGAGATGACGCTGTGGGAGTCCCTGGGGGAGACCTGGACACGACCCCG ctccgaGTGGCCTCGGGAGCCGCAGGTGCCCCCCTACGTGCCCAAGTTCCAGAGCGGCTGGGAGCCACCACTGGACGTGCTGCAGGAGGCCCCCTGGGAGGTGGAGGGGCTGGCGTCAGCCCCCAGTGATGAG CCAACTCCAGTGAGCCGCACGTCCTTCAGAAACTCCCCAAAGCATGGCCTCGCATCTGAGCCCACACCCCAGGGAGACGTCCTCCCCCACGTCAGCTCCTCACATGCTCACAG GGGCTACGAACCCGCACCGGCCATGGCCAAGTACGTCAAGGTCCTCTACGACTTCACAGCCCGCAACGCGAACGAGCTGTCGGTGCTCAAGGACGAGGTCCTGGAG GTGCTGGAAGGCGACCACCAGTGGTGGAAGCTTCGAAATCGCAGCGGCCAGGCAGGCTATGTGCCGGGCAACATCCTCGCCGAGACCCGGCCAGAGGACGCCCTCCTGGAGCAG GGGGTGAAATACTGGGGTCCTGCCAGCCCAACCCACAAGCTGACCGCAGGTTTTGCCGGGAACAAAGGCG AGCTGATGCATCACATGGACGAGGTCAACGACGAGCTCATCAAGAAGATCAGCCACATCAAGGCGCAGCCGACGCGGCACTTCCGCGTGGAGCGCAGCCAGCCGGTGCACCTGCCGCTCACCTACGAGTCCGGCCCCCTCGAGGTCCGCGCCTGGCTGGAAGCCAAGGCCTTCAGCGCCCG gatcGTGGAGAACCTGGGCATCCTGACTGGGCCCCAGCTCTTCTCGCTCAACAAGGACGAGCTGCGGAAGGTGTGCGGGGAGGAGGGCGCCCGCGTGTACAGCCAGCTCACCGTGCAGAAGGCCGTCCTGGAG AAGCAGCAAGGCGGGTCGGAGCTGGAGGAGCTCATGAGcaagttccattccaagaacCAGAGGCGGGCGGAGGAAGACAGCTAA